The Candidatus Latescibacter sp. genome includes a region encoding these proteins:
- a CDS encoding aldolase catalytic domain-containing protein, which produces MMMKAPWVTYRPELKVLDCTIRDGGLINNHQFANDFVKAVYEACVEAGLDYMEIGYKNSKRLFPKEKFGPFRHSDEEDIRRVTGNHDSKSTGLKLAVMADAGKSDWKTDILPKDQSVLDMIRVACYVDQIPEAVEMIHDAHEKGYETSCNLMAISTVQHAEIDQALEVIAATPVDVIVVVDSFGAFYREQLDILVGKYIEAVKGTAKQVGIHAHNNQQLAFANTIEAIILGANRVDATMAGLGRGAGNCPMELLIGFLRNPKFKRRPVWKLIQDHFVKLRESMEWGPLAPYIITGQHNRHPRAAMELRAGADKDNYVDFYDKIVGDI; this is translated from the coding sequence ATGATGATGAAAGCCCCCTGGGTAACCTACCGGCCGGAGCTGAAGGTGCTTGACTGCACCATTCGCGACGGTGGTTTGATCAATAACCATCAATTTGCAAACGATTTTGTCAAGGCGGTCTACGAAGCATGCGTCGAGGCGGGTCTGGACTATATGGAGATCGGGTATAAGAACTCCAAGCGCCTCTTTCCCAAAGAAAAATTCGGCCCCTTCCGTCACAGCGACGAGGAGGACATCCGCCGGGTCACAGGCAACCACGATTCGAAGTCCACGGGCCTGAAACTGGCTGTAATGGCCGATGCGGGCAAGAGCGACTGGAAAACCGACATCCTGCCCAAGGACCAGAGCGTCCTGGACATGATTCGGGTGGCCTGCTATGTCGACCAGATTCCCGAAGCAGTTGAAATGATCCATGACGCCCATGAAAAAGGCTATGAGACCAGTTGCAACCTGATGGCCATCTCCACCGTACAGCACGCGGAAATCGACCAGGCGCTGGAGGTAATCGCTGCAACGCCGGTCGATGTGATCGTAGTCGTAGACAGTTTCGGCGCATTTTACCGTGAACAGCTTGACATCCTGGTGGGGAAATACATCGAGGCTGTCAAAGGCACCGCCAAGCAGGTGGGAATCCACGCCCACAACAACCAGCAGCTTGCTTTCGCCAATACCATAGAAGCGATCATCCTGGGCGCCAATAGGGTCGATGCGACTATGGCGGGACTGGGCCGCGGCGCAGGCAACTGCCCGATGGAGCTGCTCATCGGCTTTCTCCGCAACCCGAAATTTAAACGGCGCCCGGTCTGGAAGCTCATACAGGACCATTTCGTTAAACTACGCGAGAGCATGGAATGGGGACCTCTCGCGCCCTACATCATCACAGGCCAGCATAACCGTCACCCCCGCGCCGCTATGGAACTTCGTGCTGGCGCCGACAAGGACAACTACGTCGATTTCTACGACAAGATTGTCGGGGATATATAA